From a region of the Spelaeicoccus albus genome:
- the metG gene encoding methionine--tRNA ligase, translated as MTNILSAVAWPYVNGPRHIGHVAGFGVPSDVFSRYMRMAGHRVLMVSGTDEHGTPILVQSEQEGVTPRELADKYNKVIVEDLHALGLSYDLFTRTTTRNHYAVVQEMFKTVYANGYFVEQVSLGAISPSSGRTLPDRYIEGTCPKCGYDSARGDQCDNCGNQLDPIDLIDPHSRINGETPKFVETTHFFLDLPALAKALDKWLRGRQEEGNWRQNVLNFSLNLVDDMRPRAMTRDIDWGIPVPLDGWAENPNKRLYVWFDAVIGYLSASIEWARRTGDPDAWRDWWNDPEALSYYFMGKDNITFHSQIWPAELLGYDGEGDRGGEPGDYGRLNLPTEVVSSEYLTMEGKKFSSSRGIVIYVRDILARYQADAVRYFISAAGPENQDADFTWAEFVRRNNEELVSVWGNLVNRTASLIHKNFGEIPEPGTLTASDEELLERVRGGFDVVGSLIEKHRQKQALSEAMRLASDANRYLASEEPWKLKGDDNRERLGTVLFTAAQAVRDIETLLSPFLPHATDAVHRAFGGEGVVAPMPDLVEVEDLDGGPNYMILTGDYSRVPAWAPATLEPGQSVPKPTPIFAKIDPKAVEEELERAGAAGGASAGNQ; from the coding sequence ATGACGAATATCCTTTCCGCAGTGGCCTGGCCGTACGTCAACGGGCCGCGTCATATCGGCCACGTGGCCGGTTTCGGCGTCCCCTCCGACGTGTTCTCACGCTATATGCGGATGGCCGGCCACCGGGTGCTGATGGTGTCGGGCACCGATGAGCACGGCACGCCCATCCTCGTGCAATCCGAGCAAGAGGGCGTGACGCCGCGCGAACTGGCGGACAAGTACAACAAGGTCATCGTTGAAGACCTGCATGCGCTCGGCCTCTCGTACGACCTGTTCACCCGCACCACGACGCGCAACCATTACGCGGTCGTGCAGGAGATGTTCAAGACCGTCTACGCCAACGGGTACTTCGTCGAGCAAGTCAGCCTCGGAGCCATCAGCCCGTCGTCCGGCCGTACCCTGCCGGACAGGTATATCGAAGGCACCTGCCCGAAGTGCGGGTACGACTCCGCGCGCGGCGATCAATGCGACAACTGCGGCAATCAGCTCGACCCGATCGACCTGATCGACCCGCACAGCCGCATCAACGGGGAAACGCCGAAATTCGTCGAGACCACGCACTTCTTCCTCGACCTGCCGGCGCTGGCCAAGGCTCTCGACAAATGGTTGCGAGGCCGTCAAGAAGAAGGCAATTGGCGTCAGAACGTGCTGAACTTCTCGCTCAACCTCGTCGACGACATGCGCCCGCGCGCCATGACCCGCGATATCGACTGGGGCATCCCGGTTCCGCTCGACGGCTGGGCGGAAAACCCGAACAAACGACTCTACGTGTGGTTCGACGCCGTCATCGGCTACTTGTCGGCGTCCATCGAATGGGCCCGCCGCACCGGCGACCCGGACGCGTGGCGCGACTGGTGGAACGACCCCGAAGCGCTTTCGTACTACTTCATGGGCAAGGACAACATCACCTTCCACTCGCAGATCTGGCCGGCCGAGCTGCTCGGCTACGACGGCGAAGGGGACAGAGGCGGCGAACCGGGAGACTACGGCCGGCTGAATCTTCCCACCGAGGTGGTCTCCAGCGAATACCTGACGATGGAAGGCAAGAAATTCTCCTCCTCGCGCGGGATCGTCATCTACGTACGCGATATCTTGGCCCGGTACCAGGCCGATGCGGTCCGATACTTCATCTCGGCGGCCGGGCCGGAGAATCAGGACGCCGATTTCACGTGGGCCGAGTTCGTTCGCCGGAATAACGAAGAACTCGTGTCGGTGTGGGGCAACCTCGTCAACCGGACGGCGTCCCTGATCCACAAGAACTTCGGCGAGATCCCGGAGCCGGGCACGCTGACCGCCTCCGACGAAGAGCTGCTCGAACGGGTACGCGGCGGATTCGACGTCGTCGGGTCGCTGATCGAAAAGCACAGGCAAAAGCAGGCCTTGAGCGAAGCCATGCGGCTGGCCTCCGACGCAAACCGCTACCTGGCGTCCGAAGAGCCGTGGAAACTCAAGGGCGATGACAATCGTGAACGCCTCGGCACCGTACTGTTCACGGCCGCGCAAGCGGTGCGCGACATCGAAACCCTGCTCAGCCCGTTCCTGCCGCACGCCACCGACGCAGTACACCGCGCGTTCGGCGGCGAGGGAGTAGTGGCACCGATGCCCGATCTGGTCGAGGTCGAGGATCTGGACGGCGGGCCGAACTACATGATTCTCACCGGTGACTATTCGCGGGTCCCGGCTTGGGCGCCCGCGACACTCGAGCCCGGCCAATCCGTGCCGAAACCGACGCCGATCTTCGCCAAGATCGACCCGAAGGCGGTCGAGGAGGAACTCGAGAGGGCCGGCGCGGCCGGCGGCGCTTCCGCCGGGAACCAGTGA
- the rsmI gene encoding 16S rRNA (cytidine(1402)-2'-O)-methyltransferase yields MTGDAGTIVLAATPIGNPADASARLIDLLATADVIAAEDTRRLRSLADRLGVTPRGIIRSFYEHNEASRTDELLAAVDAGQTVLVVSDAGMPAVSDPGFRLVGAAASSGRRVTAAPGPSAVLTALALSGLPTDRFCFEGFLPRKPGDRRKILSELAAEPRTMVFFESPHRLGDSLADLAQIFGNDRDAAVCRELTKTHEEVRRDTLGALREWAEAGVRGEICIVVHGAPPPAPERPEDLVDDVRDLAASGVRLKDAAATVAARHGLRTRELYEAVIKAR; encoded by the coding sequence GTGACGGGTGACGCCGGCACCATTGTGTTGGCCGCAACACCCATCGGCAACCCCGCCGACGCGTCGGCACGACTGATCGACCTCCTGGCTACCGCCGACGTAATCGCGGCCGAGGACACCAGGCGACTGCGTTCGCTGGCCGACCGGCTCGGCGTGACGCCGCGCGGGATCATCCGCAGCTTTTACGAGCACAACGAGGCATCGCGCACCGACGAGCTCTTGGCGGCCGTCGATGCAGGGCAGACGGTCCTTGTCGTATCGGACGCCGGGATGCCTGCCGTGTCGGATCCGGGCTTCCGGCTGGTCGGTGCGGCAGCGTCCAGCGGACGTCGGGTAACCGCCGCACCGGGCCCTTCCGCCGTTCTGACGGCGCTCGCCTTGTCGGGGCTGCCGACCGATAGATTCTGCTTCGAGGGATTCCTTCCCCGTAAGCCGGGCGACCGTCGAAAAATCCTGTCGGAGCTGGCGGCCGAGCCGCGCACCATGGTGTTCTTCGAATCACCGCACCGACTCGGCGATTCACTTGCCGATCTCGCGCAGATCTTCGGCAATGATCGCGATGCCGCCGTATGCCGCGAATTGACCAAGACCCACGAAGAAGTGCGCCGCGACACCCTCGGCGCGCTACGGGAGTGGGCCGAGGCCGGCGTCCGGGGAGAGATCTGCATCGTCGTGCACGGTGCTCCGCCGCCCGCGCCGGAACGACCGGAAGACCTCGTCGACGACGTTCGCGATCTTGCCGCAAGCGGCGTCCGGCTCAAGGATGCGGCAGCGACGGTCGCCGCCCGGCACGGCCTGCGTACGCGTGAGCTGTACGAGGCCGTCATTAAAGCCCGATGA
- a CDS encoding dolichyl-phosphate-mannose--protein mannosyltransferase: protein MSTAPRLRASMPPGRRPALAERALSAAELKILLLGTRAGRTIIGWAVPIVIAALGGALRFYRLGRPHALVFDETYYVKDAYSYLHGGYERNWPDKANELFTSGHQNILLHTPEFSVHPPVGKWMIAAGMKLFGTDSSFGWRFAAAVVGTLSILMVARIARRLFGSNLLGATAGLLLAVDGEHFVHSRTSLLDIFVMFWALATFAAVLLDRDYSRKKLADRTAAPHPAMRRPRLGFRPWLVTAGICAGLTMGTKWSGVYFLAAFGLLAVFWNVGARRTVGERHYLKSGLLGDGIPAFFQMVPIAFATYVASWIGWIRASNSYDRQWAADHTASAWSWLPDWLRSLAEYHAQMYHFNITLHAGHPYMSNPWGWLVQWRPTSFYYEQYHQGQHGCSAHTCSAAITSLGNPLLWWLGVIALLVCVAAWALRRDTRAGAVLAGIAGGYLPWFQYEDRTIFTFYTIAFTPFVVLAVTYLIGILVGPAAARRRRRLIGTLVAGVLVAAIVVVFAFYWPIYSAEVIPYKDWQLRMWTPTWI, encoded by the coding sequence GTGAGCACCGCCCCCCGTCTTCGCGCCTCGATGCCCCCGGGACGGCGTCCTGCGCTGGCCGAGCGCGCGCTGTCGGCCGCCGAGTTGAAGATACTGCTGTTGGGAACCCGCGCCGGCCGCACCATCATCGGATGGGCGGTACCGATCGTGATCGCGGCTCTCGGCGGGGCTCTGCGCTTTTACCGGCTCGGTCGCCCGCACGCCCTCGTGTTCGACGAGACCTATTACGTCAAGGATGCTTATAGCTATCTGCACGGGGGCTACGAACGCAATTGGCCGGATAAGGCAAATGAACTGTTCACGAGCGGACACCAGAACATCCTGCTGCACACGCCCGAGTTCTCCGTCCACCCGCCGGTCGGCAAGTGGATGATCGCTGCCGGCATGAAGCTCTTCGGCACCGATTCCAGTTTTGGCTGGCGATTTGCGGCTGCCGTTGTCGGCACGCTGAGCATCCTCATGGTGGCGCGGATAGCGCGGCGCTTGTTCGGATCGAACCTGCTCGGCGCGACGGCCGGTCTCCTGCTGGCCGTGGACGGCGAGCATTTCGTCCACTCGCGCACGTCACTGCTCGACATATTCGTCATGTTCTGGGCGCTGGCGACCTTTGCTGCCGTTTTGCTCGACCGCGACTATTCGCGTAAAAAGCTTGCGGACAGGACGGCCGCACCACATCCGGCAATGCGGCGTCCGCGTCTCGGGTTTCGCCCGTGGCTCGTCACGGCAGGGATCTGTGCCGGGCTCACGATGGGCACGAAATGGTCGGGCGTGTATTTCCTCGCGGCCTTCGGTCTGCTTGCCGTGTTTTGGAACGTCGGTGCCCGGCGTACCGTCGGCGAGCGGCACTATCTGAAATCCGGTCTGCTGGGCGACGGCATTCCGGCGTTCTTCCAAATGGTGCCCATCGCTTTTGCCACCTACGTGGCCAGCTGGATCGGATGGATCCGGGCGTCGAACAGCTACGACCGGCAGTGGGCAGCCGACCACACGGCGTCGGCCTGGTCGTGGTTGCCGGACTGGCTTCGGTCGCTCGCCGAGTATCACGCGCAGATGTACCACTTCAACATCACGCTGCATGCCGGGCATCCGTATATGTCCAATCCCTGGGGCTGGCTCGTGCAATGGCGTCCGACGTCGTTTTATTACGAGCAGTACCACCAGGGACAGCACGGCTGCTCGGCGCACACGTGTTCGGCGGCCATCACCTCGTTGGGGAACCCGCTCTTGTGGTGGCTCGGCGTGATCGCCCTGCTGGTGTGCGTTGCCGCGTGGGCGCTGCGCCGCGATACGCGGGCCGGAGCGGTCCTGGCCGGGATCGCGGGCGGCTATTTGCCGTGGTTCCAATACGAGGACCGCACGATCTTCACTTTCTATACGATCGCGTTCACGCCGTTCGTCGTCCTCGCCGTCACCTACCTGATCGGCATCCTGGTGGGGCCCGCCGCGGCACGCCGGCGACGACGGCTCATCGGAACGCTCGTCGCCGGCGTCTTGGTGGCCGCGATAGTTGTCGTTTTCGCGTTCTACTGGCCCATCTACTCGGCCGAGGTCATCCCCTACAAGGACTGGCAGCTGCGCATGTGGACGCCGACCTGGATCTAA
- a CDS encoding TatD family hydrolase, with translation MTSSRAAGSYPDRPEPLPHAIIDSHTHLDMGTGALADPDDGHEYPPLDWFLTRAGDVGVPRAVQIGCELASARWTADVVARTPELLGGVALHPNEAPELARLGTLDDALGEIDTLLTGDRIRVVGETGLDYFRTGDDGREAQHYSFREHIGMAKRHGLALQIHDREAHADVLRILAEEGAPDIVVFHCFSGDAEMADYCARRGWYMSFAGNVTFKNASGLRAAASRVPRGQLLLETDAPFLTPVPHRGRPGGSYLTPLTARAVADVRNEPLEELCAAVWANSLEVFGDW, from the coding sequence GTGACGTCGTCCCGAGCAGCCGGCAGCTATCCCGACCGCCCCGAGCCGCTGCCGCACGCCATCATCGACAGCCATACGCACCTCGACATGGGCACCGGCGCGCTGGCCGACCCGGACGACGGCCACGAGTATCCGCCGCTCGACTGGTTCCTCACCCGTGCGGGCGACGTCGGCGTCCCGCGTGCCGTGCAAATCGGCTGCGAGCTGGCGTCGGCCCGGTGGACCGCGGACGTCGTCGCCCGGACCCCCGAACTGCTCGGAGGCGTTGCCCTGCACCCGAACGAGGCACCCGAACTCGCCCGCCTCGGCACGCTGGACGACGCGCTCGGCGAAATCGACACTTTGCTGACCGGCGATCGCATCCGGGTTGTCGGCGAAACCGGGCTGGATTATTTCCGCACCGGCGACGACGGCCGCGAAGCTCAGCACTATTCGTTCCGCGAGCACATCGGGATGGCCAAGCGGCACGGCCTGGCGTTGCAGATCCACGACCGTGAGGCTCATGCCGATGTTCTGCGCATTCTCGCCGAAGAGGGCGCGCCCGACATAGTGGTGTTCCACTGCTTTTCCGGCGATGCGGAGATGGCTGATTATTGCGCGCGACGGGGCTGGTATATGTCGTTCGCCGGCAACGTGACGTTCAAGAACGCGAGCGGGCTGCGCGCTGCGGCTTCCCGCGTGCCGCGCGGGCAGCTCCTGTTGGAGACCGATGCGCCGTTCCTCACGCCGGTCCCGCACCGCGGGCGCCCGGGCGGTTCGTATCTGACGCCGTTGACGGCCCGAGCGGTGGCCGACGTCCGCAACGAGCCGTTGGAGGAATTGTGTGCAGCAGTGTGGGCCAATTCGCTCGAGGTCTTTGGCGACTGGTGA
- a CDS encoding DUF4190 domain-containing protein, which yields MSSNPNDPAPYGQAYAQNAPVQGPAKTNTLAIVALILGIVVAPGGIICGIISLKQIARTGEAGRGMAKAGLIIGIILTVLWILYVVFAIIVAVAMVNSGTQLDTGSM from the coding sequence ATGAGCTCGAACCCGAACGACCCCGCGCCCTATGGGCAGGCTTACGCCCAAAACGCTCCCGTCCAGGGCCCGGCCAAGACCAATACGCTGGCGATCGTCGCATTGATCCTCGGCATCGTCGTTGCCCCCGGCGGCATCATCTGCGGCATCATTTCGCTGAAGCAGATCGCTCGCACCGGTGAAGCCGGCCGCGGCATGGCTAAGGCCGGCCTGATCATCGGCATCATCCTGACCGTGCTGTGGATCCTTTATGTCGTCTTTGCCATCATCGTTGCAGTGGCGATGGTCAACTCCGGTACACAACTGGACACCGGCTCGATGTAA
- a CDS encoding DUF4190 domain-containing protein: MSNNHPDPNTPDPNNPYAAGPEQESPAEPQYGQAPQYGQNPPPQQPDYGQAPPPQYGQPAPPQYPNQQYPNQQYAQPYGGPQYGAQPYAPGYAPAKTNVLAIIALIGGIIAAPVGIVCGIISLKQIDRTGEEGRGMAKAGLIIGIVLTALWVLYIIFMIVILVAIGSASGAATTYSGNY; the protein is encoded by the coding sequence GTGTCGAACAATCATCCGGACCCGAATACCCCGGACCCGAACAACCCTTACGCGGCCGGGCCCGAGCAGGAATCGCCTGCCGAGCCGCAATACGGCCAGGCTCCCCAGTACGGCCAGAACCCGCCGCCGCAGCAGCCCGACTACGGTCAGGCCCCGCCGCCGCAATACGGGCAACCGGCACCGCCGCAGTACCCGAATCAGCAGTACCCGAATCAGCAGTACGCGCAGCCGTATGGCGGGCCGCAATACGGTGCGCAGCCGTATGCGCCCGGATATGCGCCGGCCAAGACGAACGTGCTGGCGATCATCGCGCTGATCGGCGGAATCATTGCGGCCCCGGTCGGCATCGTGTGCGGCATCATTTCGCTGAAGCAGATTGACCGGACCGGTGAGGAAGGCCGCGGCATGGCCAAGGCCGGCCTCATCATCGGCATCGTTCTCACGGCGCTGTGGGTGTTGTACATCATCTTCATGATCGTGATTCTGGTGGCGATCGGGAGCGCGAGCGGCGCCGCGACCACCTATAGCGGGAACTACTGA
- the kynA gene encoding tryptophan 2,3-dioxygenase, which produces MTNTRELEDGITVDLKGQTYAGYLELKTLLSAQQPITGHHDEMLFIIQHQTTELWIKLIVHELRSANALLAEDELAQALKRLARIKHIQTQITDQWSVLATLTPAEYLEFRDRLGQSSGFQSAQYRELEFLLGNKNAAMIKVFDHDPDAQAILKATLAAPSVYDEFLALMARRGYAVPRELLERDVTKAHTHNDELVHVFRDIYRHADDHWDVYEACEELVDIEDAFQLWRFRHLRTVQRIIGFKKGTGGSSGVPFLQRALDLTFFPELYSVRTEV; this is translated from the coding sequence ATGACGAATACGCGTGAACTCGAAGACGGCATCACCGTCGACTTGAAGGGCCAGACGTACGCCGGCTATCTCGAGCTGAAAACCCTGCTGTCCGCGCAGCAACCCATCACCGGGCACCACGACGAGATGCTGTTCATCATCCAACATCAGACGACCGAGCTCTGGATCAAACTGATCGTCCACGAGCTCCGGTCGGCGAACGCGCTGTTGGCCGAGGACGAGCTTGCGCAGGCGTTGAAGCGGTTGGCCCGCATCAAACACATCCAGACTCAGATCACCGATCAATGGTCGGTGCTTGCCACGCTCACCCCGGCCGAATACCTGGAATTCCGCGACCGACTCGGCCAGTCGTCGGGCTTTCAGTCCGCACAGTACCGCGAACTCGAGTTCCTGCTGGGCAATAAGAATGCCGCAATGATCAAGGTTTTCGATCATGACCCGGATGCCCAGGCAATACTGAAGGCGACGCTTGCCGCGCCCAGCGTGTACGACGAATTCCTCGCGTTGATGGCCCGCCGCGGCTACGCCGTCCCGCGCGAATTGCTGGAGCGCGACGTCACCAAGGCACACACCCACAACGACGAGCTGGTGCACGTATTCCGCGACATCTACCGGCACGCCGACGATCACTGGGACGTTTACGAAGCTTGCGAGGAACTCGTCGACATCGAGGATGCCTTTCAGCTGTGGCGCTTTCGCCATCTGCGCACGGTACAGCGCATCATCGGGTTCAAGAAGGGCACCGGCGGGTCCTCGGGCGTCCCGTTCCTGCAACGGGCGCTCGACCTCACGTTCTTCCCCGAGTTGTACTCCGTACGTACCGAGGTTTAG
- a CDS encoding ABC transporter ATP-binding protein — protein MLAQAATADVAPANPKRPGLSALARFWPFIEPAKWRFIGAVVFSLVSTLSGLVIPLVTQHIIDGPIAHRHFSALWWPTLLVFGLGALDALGVWLRRLIVARPSSQLEITLRAKLFAKLQSLSIGVHDGWDSGQLLSRAVQDMSTLRRFSAFAAPFLVINTITIAVGIVVMLFLSWPLGLVVVICSIPVLFICKNFQQKYRIVSRLAQDQTGDAATIVEESVQGIRILKAFGRSGHLGRRFIRQVATLRGTELKKVHNEATLWALISGIPAIAIGLILAIGTWSITADRMTAGTVVAAITMATFLQWPTISLGFLLAELNNAGTAADRYWEIIDAPVDIQNPATPRTLPVPVSGRLEFRGTTFTFPDGSAPVLRDVALSIEPGETVALVGVTGSGKTALTTLVPRLYDVTGGSIAIDGVDIRDLDLTELRSVVTVAFEEPILFSASVRENVSLGAPTATESEIRQALDLAQATDFVEGLPWGLDTRVGEQGMSLSGGQRQRLALARAVLGTPRIMVLDDPLSALDVNTEAKVQAGLKAVLRESTTLLVAHRPSTAALADRVALLDGGTIAAVGTHEELLASSARYRYVMGSVHV, from the coding sequence GTGTTGGCGCAAGCAGCAACTGCCGACGTAGCACCGGCGAACCCGAAACGCCCCGGGCTTTCGGCACTGGCCAGGTTCTGGCCGTTCATCGAGCCGGCGAAATGGCGGTTCATCGGGGCTGTCGTGTTCTCCCTGGTGTCCACCTTGAGCGGGCTCGTGATCCCGCTGGTTACCCAGCACATCATTGACGGGCCGATCGCGCATCGGCATTTCTCCGCACTCTGGTGGCCGACCTTGCTGGTCTTCGGCCTGGGCGCCCTCGACGCTCTCGGCGTGTGGCTGCGCCGCCTGATCGTGGCCCGGCCGTCCAGCCAGCTCGAGATCACGCTGCGCGCCAAACTGTTCGCCAAACTGCAAAGCCTGTCGATCGGAGTCCACGACGGCTGGGATTCCGGGCAACTTCTCTCCCGCGCCGTGCAGGACATGTCGACGCTGCGCCGGTTCTCGGCGTTCGCCGCGCCGTTCCTGGTGATCAACACGATCACCATCGCCGTCGGAATCGTCGTGATGCTGTTCTTGTCGTGGCCGCTCGGCCTGGTCGTCGTGATCTGTTCGATACCGGTCTTGTTCATTTGCAAGAACTTTCAGCAGAAATACCGCATCGTGTCCCGACTCGCCCAGGACCAGACCGGCGACGCCGCCACAATCGTCGAGGAGTCGGTGCAGGGAATCCGCATCTTGAAGGCGTTCGGACGCAGCGGTCATCTCGGACGTCGGTTCATCCGTCAGGTGGCGACGCTGCGCGGCACCGAGCTGAAAAAGGTGCACAACGAGGCAACGCTCTGGGCCTTGATCTCCGGTATCCCGGCCATCGCGATAGGTCTCATTCTGGCAATCGGCACCTGGTCGATCACCGCCGACCGGATGACGGCCGGCACCGTCGTTGCCGCGATCACCATGGCCACGTTCTTGCAGTGGCCGACCATTTCACTCGGCTTCCTGCTGGCTGAGCTGAACAATGCCGGCACGGCCGCCGACCGCTATTGGGAGATCATCGATGCGCCGGTCGACATCCAAAATCCGGCCACTCCGCGCACACTTCCGGTGCCGGTGAGCGGCCGGCTGGAATTCCGGGGCACGACCTTCACCTTCCCCGACGGTTCGGCTCCCGTGCTGCGCGACGTCGCGCTGAGTATCGAACCCGGCGAGACAGTTGCACTTGTCGGAGTCACCGGCTCCGGCAAGACGGCTCTGACGACGCTGGTGCCGCGCTTGTACGACGTGACGGGCGGCTCGATCGCCATTGACGGCGTCGACATCCGCGATCTCGATCTGACCGAGCTGCGCAGTGTCGTGACCGTCGCATTCGAAGAGCCGATCTTGTTCTCGGCAAGCGTGCGGGAGAACGTGTCGCTCGGTGCGCCCACTGCCACCGAGTCGGAGATCCGACAGGCCCTGGATCTCGCGCAGGCCACCGATTTCGTCGAAGGACTTCCCTGGGGCCTGGACACCCGAGTGGGAGAACAAGGCATGAGCTTGTCCGGCGGGCAGCGTCAGCGTCTTGCCTTGGCTCGGGCCGTACTCGGGACGCCGCGCATCATGGTCCTCGACGATCCGCTCTCGGCGCTCGACGTCAATACCGAAGCGAAAGTGCAAGCCGGGTTGAAGGCGGTGCTCCGCGAATCGACGACACTTCTTGTCGCGCATCGGCCCTCGACGGCCGCGCTTGCCGACCGGGTGGCGCTGCTGGACGGCGGCACGATCGCCGCCGTGGGCACGCACGAGGAACTTCTGGCGTCGTCCGCCCGCTACCGCTACGTGATGGGGTCGGTCCATGTCTGA
- a CDS encoding DUF4190 domain-containing protein → MSNQYPPPDPQNGPQYVPPPPPQYGQPAPPPAPYGYQPVYGYVPAPPTNTMAVVSLVSSLATLVVGIGWIPGIICGHMAVRQIQRTGEAGEGMARAGLIIGYVFGIITVLVILAYILFFVFILGMAGLASTTSSGQGV, encoded by the coding sequence ATGTCCAATCAGTATCCGCCGCCGGATCCGCAAAACGGACCGCAGTACGTCCCGCCCCCGCCGCCGCAGTACGGCCAGCCCGCGCCGCCGCCCGCTCCTTACGGATATCAGCCCGTTTACGGGTACGTGCCGGCACCGCCGACCAACACGATGGCCGTCGTATCGCTGGTGTCGAGTCTTGCCACGCTGGTCGTCGGTATCGGATGGATTCCGGGAATCATTTGCGGGCATATGGCCGTTCGGCAGATCCAGCGCACCGGGGAGGCCGGTGAAGGCATGGCGAGGGCCGGGCTGATCATCGGTTACGTCTTCGGCATCATCACCGTGCTGGTCATCCTGGCGTACATCCTGTTCTTCGTGTTCATTCTTGGTATGGCCGGCTTGGCATCCACAACCTCGTCCGGCCAGGGCGTGTGA